A single genomic interval of Drosophila virilis strain 15010-1051.87 chromosome 2, Dvir_AGI_RSII-ME, whole genome shotgun sequence harbors:
- the Zwilch gene encoding protein zwilch produces the protein MSVNLANIYAELLRKYGDNYTITYSAPPSYLTRLVGARESTNKIVFFYKEDRRGGTATTTPTKLLLKSERGKTNTDMDLTGSPLKDDCVVDAIGDISLELRIVNRNPWRQDEEYHRGELADKARAIICTEAFQQGDGLGSVWFLCDGSDFGHTLLLQYEFNKTHFSRGIVSYAGVMPSYMVTSQSLVRQHGMAAAAQLETYIENCYQVNHHMTLCCSWSTPAPLPLLIDLSGCNVLLNQSFRVGDCGPLTEDFMNQLRILAYIREDIVSYHKDERAGVHRDPVYRCGSGIDMDELRESINKTMTEVSGFTDVFTDNHAEYDIEEVVQRAKQRKLTDLTDQLWELLKCCSSFKDLKIAFNMLFQCAVRCNIVNAPTNKNRLAEIISNLANSRLAMPCLSGAEPLELLLEIGLEKVYKDYEFIFTESKVCSTSLLKSSSESTNANLNDGSTTNDLSKLRKSLHNAVRADTPGGGMRKTLLHHSAGSKQPGAKYQNGDVPGFKNSNFDEQDSVLKVSKLFQIHCTLEHLLMIHIHLNLPNVYADVCTQLLNKQPRMVESIDDNLSDVVDIQLSAHYVREHLDGKEPHSRQITMRSHSTFGEHTTTFYFNLENICPPELAQCFQCDDKELVKERTYHCWLYRKIRTLK, from the exons ATGTCCGTTAACCTTGCGAATATTTACGCTGAGCTATTACGTAAATATGGTGATAATTATACCATCACATATAGTGCGCCGCCTAGTTATTTGACCAGATTGGTGGGCGCGCGCGagtcaacaaataaaattgttttcttctACAAGGAAGATCGCAGAGGCGGCACCGCAACAACCACGCCCACCAAGCTTCTATTGAAATCGGAGCGTGGAAAAACTAATACGGACATGGATCTAACTGGGAGCCCACTGAAAGACGATTGTGTAGTGGACGCCATTGGCGATATCTCCTTGGAGCTCCGGATTGTCAACAGGAATCCCTGGAGGCAGGATGAGGAGTATCATCGCGGCGAGCTGGCCGATAAGGCGCGTGCCATTATCTGCACCGAGGCGTTTCAGCAAGGCGATGGCTTGGGCTCCGTTTGGTTTTTGTGCGATGGCAGCGACTTCGGCcacacgctgctgctgcaatacGAATTTAATAAAACACACTTCTCGCGCGGCATAGTCAGCTATGCAGGCGTTATGCCATCCTACATGGTGACATCTCAGTCGCTGGTTCGACAACATGGCATGGCTGCAGCCGCACAGCTGGAGACATACATTGAGAACTGCTATCAGGTGAATCATCACATGACGCTGTGCTGCAGTTGGTCCACACCGGCGCCGCTACCGCTGCTCATCGATCTGAGTGGTTGCAATGTACTACTAAATCAATCGTTTCGCGTCGGCGATTGTGGCCCACTGACGGAAGACTTCATGAATCAGCTGCGCATTTTGGCTTACATACGTGAGGACATCGTTAGCTATCACAAGGACGAGCGGGCGGGCGTTCATCGCGACCCGGTGTACCGTTGCGGCAGTGGTATTGATATGGACGAGCTACGTGAATCCATAAACAAAACTATGACAGAGGTTTCTGGCTTCACGGATGTCTTTACGGACAATCACGCTGAGTATGACATTGAGGAGGTGGTGCAGCGCGCTAAGCAACGGAAGCTTACGGATTTAACCGATCAGTTGTGGGAGTTGCTcaaat GTTGCTCTTCCTTTAAGGATCTGAAAATAGCCTTCAACATGCTCTTTCAATGCGCTGTGCGCTGTAATATTGTG AACGCGCCCACCAATAAAAATCGACTGGCTGAAATCATCTCGAATCTGGCCAACAGTCGCTTGGCCATGCCTTGTCTCAGCGGCGCAGAGCCTTTGGAATTGCTGTTGGAGATCGGTTTGGAAAAGGTTTACAAGGACTATGAGTTCATCTTTACGGAAAGCAAAGTATGCAGCACCAGTTTGTTAAAGAGCAGCAGCGAGTCAAcgaatgcaaatttaaatgatgGCTCCACAACGAATGATCTATCAAAGCTGCGCAAATCGCTGCACAATGCAGTGCGTGCTGATACCCCAGGTGGTGGCATGCGCAAGACCCTGCTGCACCATAGCGCTGGCAGTAAGCAACCGGGCGCCAAGTATCAAAATGGTGACGTGCCTGGTTTTAAGAATAGCAACTTTGACGAGCAGGACAGCGTGTTGAAGGTATCCAagctatttcaaatacacTGCACGCTCGAGCATCTGCTGATGATACACATTCACTTAAACTTACCCAATG TTTACGCCGACGTCTGCACTCAACTGTTGAATAAGCAGCCACGCATGGTGGAGAGTATCGATGATAACTTAAGCGATGTGGTGGACATACAGCTGTCAGCGCATTATGTACGCGAGCATTTGGATGGCAAGGAGCCGCACTCACGCCAAATAACCATGAGGTCGCACAGCACATTTGGGGAACACACAACCACGTTTTACTTTAATCTGGAGAACATTTGTCCGCCTGAGCTGGCGCAGTGCTTTCAGTGCGATG ACAAGGAGCTGGTCAAGGAGCGAACCTATCACTGCTGGCTGTACCGCAAGATTCGCACACTTAAATGA
- the ATPsynC gene encoding ATP synthase lipid-binding protein, mitochondrial yields the protein MFVSTVSRIAPVARTVLLANSKQYLRPLSSAVISQSQTLAAQNTTPVALLPQIRSFQTSPVTRDIDSAAKFIGAGAATVGVAGSGAGIGTVFGSLIIGYARNPSLKQQLFSYAILGFALSEAMGLFCLMMAFLLLFAF from the exons ATGTTCGTGTCGACAGTCTCTCGCATTGCCCCTGTTGCCAGGACCGTG cTCCTCGCCAACTCCAAGCAATACTTGCGACCATTGAGCAGCGCCGTTATCAGCCAGAGCCAAACTTTGGCCGCTCAGAACACAACCCCCGTAGCATTACTGCCACAGATCAGGTCATTCCAGACCTCGCCAGTCACGCGTGACATTGATTCGGCTGCCAAATTCattggtgctggtgctgcaaCAGTCGGTGTCGCTGGTTCCG GTGCTGGTATCGGAACAGTATTCGGTTCCCTCATCATTGGTTATGCCAGAAACCCATCGTTGAAACAGCAGCTGTTCTCCTATGCCATTTTGGGTTTCGCCCTGTCTGAGGCTATGGGTCTGTTCTGTCTTATGATGGCcttcctgctgctgttcgccTTCTAA
- the LOC6632827 gene encoding probable rRNA-processing protein EBP2 homolog, translating into MSDFELQDSGSEYDSDDNSDAELQAAFERGELKPGLNVEFSGQRDKVNDITKLLAKTHAIRLELPWLERLDMVNSLAPLAPELAVQLEKHEQKRANQFKGNAKIPYVRPEEDPVLNDFKREMLFHRQAQSAVIEGIQRLQELGIKTRRPDDYFAEMAKSDEHMQKVRANLMAKQQGQAKSERIKQIREQRKMGKMLAKKTKVQREAEKKEMLDKLKKFRKGKLKNLDFLEDAKALESKQKQSADKRKQRNKRFGFGGKKKGLKRNTKSSAAGLESEKSTRRQRGVKAGASVNKRLGKSRRMKAKGRK; encoded by the exons atGTCCGACTTTGAATTACAAGACAGTGGCTCAGAATACGATTCCGACGACAATTCTGATGCTGag CTGCAAGCGGCTTTTGAGCGTGGCGAACTAAAACCTGGCCTCAATGTGGAATTCAGCGGACAGCGCGATAAAGTTAATGATATT ACTAAACTATTAGCCAAAACACATGCCATACGCCTCGAACTGCCATGGCTGGAGCGCCTGGACATGGTCAACAGTCTAGCGCCTTTGGCACCCGAGCTGGCTGTGCAGCTAGAGAAGCACGAACAGAAGCGTGCCAATCAATTTAAAGGAAATGCCAAAATACCCTATGTGCGCCCCGAAGAGGATCCGGTGCTGAATGATTTTAAGCGCGAAATGCTCTTTCATCGCCAGGCACAGAGCGCTGTGATTGAAGGAATCCAGCGACTGCAGGAGCTTGGCATCAAGACACGTCGTCCCGATGATTATTTTGCTGAAATGGCCAAGTCCGACGAGCATATGCAAAAGGTGCGCGCCAATCTAATGGCCAAACAGCAGGGACAGGCCAAATCAGAACGCATTAAACAGATACGCGAACAGCGTAAAATGGGCAAAATGCTAGCCAAGAAAACCAAGGTGCAGCGCGAGGCCGAAAAGAAGGAGATGCTCGATAAGCTGAAAAAGTTCCGCAAGGGCAAACTAAAGAACCTGGACTTCCTGGAGGATGCCAAGGCGCTGGAATCCAAGCAAAAGCAGTCGGCGGATAAACGCAAGCAACGCAACAAAAGGTTCGGGTTTGGTGGCAAAAAGAAGGGTCTGAAACGCAACACAAAGTCCTCTGCAGCTGGACTTGAGTCGGAAAAGTCGACACGTCGCCAGCGCGGCGTCAAAGCTGGCGCCTCTGTCAACAAGCGGCTGGGCAAATCCAGGCGCATGAAGGCAAAGGGCAGAAAGTGA
- the LOC6632826 gene encoding G patch domain-containing protein 4 — protein MDFAKKILGKYGWKEGDGLGKHNNGIAAPLKASLKFDNAGLGVDRATEFNDHWWERCFNEAASNVNVQVEQNGHVSTARKAGVDAVEISTKGYSARKLKRAKDHQSKSDGGAVYEHFLKSAMLTQDGGEVANAERIKTEDIAVTKVHVLTDEELFQACGGRTAHKGARHGLKLSGKLARLEQQEREMLAKLQGKNSALQGAAAAEVDESIKIKKKKRKDKGVAYDNAAPENVPAKIQSEMEPQGLSSPKESASEKVDKTVKIKKKRTKDKCLDSDELASENVNQRLDTELELEPAAKSKKRQSEIASTEIEPPVKPKKKKKKHKQVE, from the coding sequence ATGGATTTTGCTAAGAAAATATTAGGTAAATACGGCTGGAAAGAGGGCGATGGTTTGGGAAAGCACAATAATGGAATTGCGGCGCCACTGAAAGCCAGCTTAAAATTTGACAATGCGGGCCTGGGCGTTGATCGTGCCACAGAATTCAATGATCACTGGTGGGAGCGCTGCTTCAACGAGGCAGCATCCAACGTGAACGTGCAAGTGGAGCAGAATGGCCATGTGAGTACAGCACGCAAAGCTGGTGTAGATGCGGTGGAAATCTCTACCAAAGGGTATTCAGCACGCAAACTGAAAAGGGCCAAGGATCATCAAAGCAAGTCCGATGGTGGCGCCGTTTATGAGCACTTTCTCAAATCTGCCATGCTTACCCAAGACGGAGGCGAAGTGGCCAACGCAGAACGCATTAAAACGGAAGACATTGCTGTTACCAAAGTTCATGTGCTAACAGATGAGGAGCTATTCCAGGCGTGCGGCGGACGCACAGCACACAAGGGAGCGCGCCACGGACTCAAACTGAGCGGCAAACTGGCGCGCTTGGAGCAACAGGAGCGCGAGATGCTTGCCAAGCTGCAGGGTAAAAATAGTGCACTTCAAGGGGCTGCCGCTGCAGAGGTCGATgaatcaatcaaaattaaaaagaagaaacGTAAGGACAAAGGTGTGGCATACGATAACGCTGCGCCTGAGAATGTTCCCGCTAAAATTCAGAGTGAGATGGAACCACAAGGGCTGAGTTCACCTAAAGAGTCTGCTTCCGAAAAGGTTGACAAAACagtcaaaattaaaaagaagcGCACGAAGGACAAATGCCTGGATTCTGATGAATTGGCGTCTGAGAATGTCAACCAACGATTGGATACTGAACTAGAGCTGGAACCAGCAGCAAAATCCAAAAAGCGCCAGTCGGAAATTGCCAGCACTGAAATAGAGCCGCCTGTCaagccgaaaaaaaagaaaaagaagcacaAACAAGTGGAATAG